Genomic segment of Acinetobacter larvae:
TTTTGCCATCAAGTTCTAGAACGGCTTTCTTGCCAGTTGCTTCAGACATTCAAAGATCTCCTGTCCTGGTGGATGTTATTATCTAACTCAATATTTGCAGATTTTGTCCATGAATTAGATGAGTCAAATTTTGCTACTAAGCTTAGTGAGTAATGAGATTTTGTCAATTATACTTAAGGATATAGTTGAGTGTTTATGACAGATCTCGCCAGTGTTGTCTTAAAATAAAGCAATTTCTTACTTAAAACGATGACAGGCTAGACTCACCGTGTCCTTTGCAATTGTAGAATGATATATCTGGCTGTTTTTGCCGCACATGGCTATATATTGCAAAAGATATTATTTATGTTTTTGAAATATAAGTAAAATTATTTTTCTATATGTGGCGTCATTTTTACTGGCAATCCTCTCAATTTATTTTAGAGCTTCTGAAATATTTGTTTGCATTTAAGTCGCTTAATCGGTTAAAAAAAATTCTAATCCATTATATTTTTTGCCAATTTGATAAATTTTAAGCTTAATTAATTTGCATCGATGCATTAGAAAGTATGGAAGTTATTGCCATAAAAAATGAAAAATACACTATTTATAGCCAAGATGGCGATCAATATCTTGCAGTCACTTTGTAGAATATATAGAGAGTGATGATTTATTTTTAAGCTTATGTGGTGATATGTTCCTCAACATAACACTTCATGTCACTGCTGACTATCCATAGACGCTGCGCTGGTGGTTGTGGATAGTCATGCTTGCCATGCCACTGATAAGTGATCAAATCATGATTGCCAGTCAATATGAAATGCTTCATCGGTAATGCTTCTTTAAAGGATGTATAAGCAAGGATGTATAAAAAAGGATGCCATACAGTGTTTAAATAGATTTGTCACATTACTACGCTATGCTCACCACATGAAAAAACTACGCTATGCTCGCCATACAAAAAACGTTTAAGTTTGATATTGAAGCAGTGCCATTGAAGCACGATGCAGCATTTTGCCTGACCGATAAACACCACACATCGTGATGTATATTATGTTGTATATATAAAAGCAGAGCGATAGAAGTCTATTAAAAGTATGGGGCTATTACAGTACTAGTCTATTAAAATAATAATAAAGATGGTCACAGAGATTGAGCTTATATAGAAAGGGTAGGCTGATGACGCAAGAAGGCTGTCCTTTCTATTCTATGGTGAAGAGATCTATGGTGAAGAGTTCTATGGAGAAAAGATCTATAGAGAAGAGATAAGAAGCTTATATCGAGATAGGGCTAAATAATAAAGTGAAATCCTAAGCAGCAAAAATTAATTTAAAAATAATCAAACAAGATCCAAAAACCGCGCAAGCTAAAAACAAACAGCACATGCTGTAATGACGCTTATGTGTTGAGTGTGCAAGTTGTAGTTGGGGTTGGTTAAAATTTTTCGATGTGCTTGTAATGGCTTAGCCAGTTGTGTTTGCTCTATGCTGTGTATTGCACCGGGTTTGCCGAGTTAAGCTGCTTCTTTTATTGTATGTTATTGATATGCTTTATTTTCAATTTTTAAGATAGAAAAGCAGTCAGGCGGTGAATACTGTAAATCAGTGTAAAATGTTGACACAATTAATTTTATAAAAAATATTATTTATTGCTAAAAATGCTTTCTAGGCTGGTTTTAAGTGCTTGTGCTTTGAGCAAGTGCTTTGCGTGAAACACAAAATTTAAACATTAAAATCAATAGATTATGATATAGACCAATCGTCAAATTGAATCCAGAGATGAATGTTAGATAATTATTTGAAAATGCAAATGATTCTTATTTTATGCGCAATATAATTAAAAGCCAAGGGGGACAGTTTGTAATTTAGTTTTTCACGTTTTATAATCCGTTGTCGTTTATAAGTTTAGGCATTTGCTTGCCTGACAATGCCAGCTTTCCTTCGAATTAATTCTTACAAACTCCAGAGGGAGTTTTTACTTACAGGATGCCCGCTGTGAAAAGCAACAGACCTGTCAATTTGTCCATGGGTCAAGTGTTAGCGGTAAATTTACGCTCACCCGTGGCTATTGCATCAATTCTACACCGTCTATCAGGTGTAATCGTATTCTTATTGGTTCCCGTTCTACTCTGGCTTTTGGATAAATCGCTTTCATCACCAGAAGGTTTTGAATACGTTAAAAATGTCGTATTTGGAAACTTCTTCGTACGTTTTATCGTGTGGGTATTTGTAGCGGGATTAATCTACCATTTTGTTAATGGTATCAAGCATTTACTTGCTGATTTAGGTTATGCTGAAGAGCTACAAAGTGGTCGTATTGCAGCAACCATTTCATTGATCTTGTCTGTGGTAGGTATTATCGCAGCCTTTGTATGGATTATGTTCTAATGAAAAGTGCTACAGGTTTAACAGGATCAGGTTCTCGCGATTGGTTTATTCAACGTGTAAGTGCTGTTGTGTTGGCTGTATATACTGTTGTGGTTTTGGGATGGATTCTCTGCCATGGCGGTTTTAGCTATGAGCAATGGGCAGGCTTTATGATGACTTTACCAATGAAGATTTTCTCTTTATTGGCAATCTTATCACTTGTTGCACACGCATGGATTGGTATGTGGCAGGTATTCACGGATTATGTGACTACTCGTCAAATGGGTCCTTCAGCGTCAGGGTTACGCCTTGTGCTGATTTCAGCGGTAATTATTGCTGTATTTGCGTATGCGATCTGGGCAATCCAGATTTTCTGGGCAAATTGATAGGAAGAGATCATGGGCGCGATAACCCCTAAAGAAGACTATACAAATATACAAAACCTCACTTTCGATGCTGTGATCGTTGGTGGTGGTGGTTCTGGCATGCGTGCATCTTATCAGCTTGCCCAAGCAGGTTTGAAAGTTGCGGTATTGACCAAAGTATTCCCAACACGTTCTCACACAGTTGCTGCGCAAGGCGGTATTGGTGCGTCTCTTGGGAATATGCAAGAAGATAACTGGCATTTCCACTTCTATGACACGGTAAAAGGTTCTGACTGGTTAGGTGACCAAGATGCAATCGAGTTTATGTGTCGTGAAGCACCTAAAGTCGTGTATGAGTTAGAACACTTAGGTATGCCATTTGACCGTAACGCGGATGGTACCATTTACCAACGTCCATTCGGTGGTCACTCTGCAAACTATGGTGACAAACCTGTACCACGTGCTTGTGCAGCAGCTGACCGTACTGGACATGCGCTTTTGCATACCCTATATCAAAGCAACGTGAAAATGGGTACTCAGTTCTTTGTTGAATGGATTGCGCTTGATCTGATCCGTAATGAAGATGGCGATGTATTGGGTGTGACTGCAATTGACCAAGAGACAGGCAATATTGCAGTATTCCAAGCCAAAGCAACATTGTTTGCAACTGGTGGTGCGGGTCGTGTTTATCGTGCATCAACCAATGCTTATATTAATACAGGTGACGGTCTAGGTATGGCTGCGCGTGCTGGTATTCCATTACAAGATATGGAATTCTGGCAGTTCCACCCAACAGGTGTGGCGGGTGCGGGTGTATTGTTAACCGAAGGTTGCCGTGGTGAAGGCGCGATCTTACGTAACAAAGATGGCGAACCATTCATGGAACGTTATGCCCCAACTTTAAAAGACTTGGCGCCACGTGACTTCGTATCACGTTCTATGGACCAAGAAATTAAAGAAGGTCGTGGTTGTGGACCTAAAGGTGATTATATCTTATTGGATATGACTCACTTAGGTGCAGATACCATTATGAAACGTCTACCATCTGTATTTGAAATTGGTAAGAAATTTGCCAACGTAGACATTACCAAAGAGCCAATTCCTGTTGTGCCAACAATCCATTACCAAATGGGTGGTATTCCAACCAACATGCATGGTCAGGTTGTTATTCCAGAAGCTAAGCCAGAAGGCGAGTTGATTGCTGGATATAACGGTGAAACCAAAGAGTACGAAGCGAAAACCTCACTGAACTACACAAAACCTGTGAAAGGTTTCTATGCAATTGGTGAATGTTCTTGCGTTTCTGTACATGGTGCGAACCGTTTAGGAACCAACTCATTATTGGACTTGGTCGTGTTTGGTAAAGCTGCTGGTGAACATATTATTGATTATGTGACCAAACACCATGGTGATGAGTATGCACCATTACCAACAGATGTATTGGAAAAAACTTTAGCGCGTGTACGCCATCTAGACGAAACAACTACGGGTGAAAATGCCCAAGAAGTTGCAGATGAAATTCGTGAAATCGTACAAAATCACGCAGGTGTATTCCGTACCCAAGCTTTATTAGATGAAGGTGTGAAGCAGATTTTAGCGCTTGAGCCACGTGTGCGTAACATTCATCTGAAAGACAAGTCTAAAGTCTTTAATACTGCGCGTATTGAAGCACTTGAAGTTGAGAACTTGTACGAAGTCGCGAAAGCAACATTGATCTCTGCTGCTGCACGTAAAGAATGTCGTGGTGCACATACCGTGGTTGACTATGAGTTACCGCCGGATCACCCTGTTTATTCTTATGGTCGCCGCGATGATGAGTGGATGAAGCATACATTATGGTATTCATCAGATAACCGTTTAGAGTATAAACCTGTGCGTTATACCCCATTGACTGTTGATCCAATTGAACCTAAGCCACGTACATTCTAATCGGGAGAGTTAAGATGAGTAGTAGAGGAACTCGTACGTTCGAAATCTATCGCTATGATCCTGATAAGGATAAAGCACCGTATATGCAAACTTTTAAGCTTGAGTTGACTGAAAAGCACCGTATGTTGCTTGATGCTTTACTTGCGCTTAAGGTTCAAGATGAAACCCTAACATTCCGTCGTTCTTGCCGTGAAGGTATTTGCGGATCAGATGGTGTGAATATTAATGGTAAGAATGGTTTGGCCTGTTTGTGGAACTTAAACGATTTACCAGAAAAAATCGTTATTCGTCCATTGCCTGGCTTGCCTGTGATTAAAGATTTAGTTGTGGATATGAATCAGTTCTACGAACAGTACAACAAAATTCATCCTTTCTTAATCAATGATCAGCCAGCGCCACCGAAAGAACGTTTACAATCACCTGAAGAGCGTGAACACCTCAATGGTTTGTATGAATGTATCTTGTGTGCGTGTTGTTCAACATCTTGCCCATCATTCTGGTGGAACCCAGATAAGTTCTTAGGTCCATCTGCGTTATTAAATGCTTACCGTTTCATTATCGATTCACGTGATAATGCAACCCAAGAACGTTTGGCACGTTTGGACGATCCATTCTCCTTGTTCCGTTGTAAAGGGATTATGAACTGCGTTTCTGTTTGTCCTAAAGGCTTGAACCCGACTAAGGCAATTGGTCACATCCGTAATATGTTGCTCGACCAAGCAGGATAATTGCCATAAAATAAAAAGCGTATACCTGAAAAGGTATGCGCTTTTTTATATGTTTAATTTTTATAGTTTTTTAAGCGCTAAAAAATTGTGCAAGATTAAATCTAATGGTTTATTTTTGTTTAAAAAGTAGCCAAGCAGAGTAATGAAATGTGATAATCGCTAGCTGAAAGTGGCTTTATCTAGCATCATTGTGAATAAGCGTATTACTTTAGTGTATTTAGCTAATTTATAGATGGTATGTGGCAATTAAATCAATGCTGTCTTTAGATCATGTTAGCATTTAGCATATCAGTATATTGCTAGAAAATGGTGCAAAAACAAGCATGCAGACGCTATAATGTGTCGTTCGCCAGTAATTTATACCAGATAGACTGTCGTTTTAGAAAAGCTAAGGCTAAGATTTAGCTTTTCTAAGCCGATTTGCAAAAAAATTGCTCGACATGGTCGAGTTCATAAATGGATGATGATGCCAAACAGGCGTTATGATTCATCAAGCGCCACAGTCTATAACTGCGGCGCTGTAACGCCCCGTGTTCAAACGAACCCGAAAGGTGGGGGATGTCAATTATCAGTTTGGCATTATCAATCATGGGTTTGCCTAACCGCATCCTGTAATGTTTTTGCAATAGGAAATGGGTCCACAAATGCAAGAAGTTGCTGACGCTCCGCGTCTTGATACTGAACTTTCCGCTGATAGTGCGGCGTATATAGAAGAGCTTTACGAGCAATACCTATCATCACCAACCTCAGTCGGCGAGGATTGGCGTCAATATTTCGATAAATACCCTAAGGGCGATCAACCTCATGGTAATATTCGTGAGCAGTTCTTACTTTTAGGTCGTAATTCAAATCGTGTTCAACCTGTGGTGCAAAGCCAAGTCAGTACTGAACATGAAAGACGTCAAATAGGTGTATTGCAGCTTATTGCAGCATATCGTAATCGCGGTCATCAAAAAGCACGTCTCGACCCACTAGGGTTGGCAAAACGTGAAGAAGTGCCAGATTTAGATCTAGCAACACACGGCTTAACCAAGTCTGATCTTGATACCGTATTCAATACTGGTAACTTGGCCATCGGTAAGAGCGAAGCGACCTTAAAAGAAATGATCGACACCATGGAAGCAACGTATTGTAGCTCTATTGGTGCAGAATATATGCACATTGTTGATACCAAAGAAAAACGTTGGATTCAACAACGTTTGGAAGGGGTCAAGGGTCAATTCAATTTTTCAGCAGATCAAAAGAAACTATTCTTAGAACGCTTAACAGCTGCTGAAGGCTTAGAAAAATATCTTGGCAATAAATATGTTGGTGCAAAACGTTTTGGTGTAGAAGGTGGTGAGTCTTTTATTCCAATGATGAACGAAATCATTCAACGTGCCGGTTCTGTCGGATGTAAAGAAGTTGTGATCGGTATGCCACACCGTGGTCGTCTCAACTTGCTGGTTAACATCATGGGTAAAAACCCAGCAGACTTATTTGGTGAATTTGAAGGTAAAATTTCCACCACTAAAGGTTCTGGTGATGTGAAATATCACCAAGGTTTCTCATCAAACGTCATGACACCTGGTGGTGAAGTTCACTTAGCTTTGGCATTTAACCCATCACACTTAGAAATCGTTGGACCGGTAGTAGAAGGTTCAGTACGTGCGCGTCAAGTGCGTCGTAAAGACATTGGCGGTGATGATGTTTTACCTGTCATTGTCCATGGTGATGCTGCATTTGCTGGTCAAGGTGTGAACCAAGAAACCTTCCAAATGTCACAAACACGTGGCTTTACAGTTGGTGGTACAGTACATGTTGTTGTAAACAACCAAGTGGGTTTCACCACTTCAGATCCACGTGATGCACGTTCGACTGAATACTGTACTGATGTCGCAAAAATGATTCAGGCACCGATTTTCCATGTCAATGGTGATGATCCTGAAGCTGTAGCCTTTATTGCGCATCTTGCACATGACTTCCGTCATACTTTCCGTAAAGACGTTGTGATTGATTTGTTCTGCTATCGTCGTCGTGGTCATAACGAAGCCGATGAGCCTGCTGCAACACAACCAATGATGTATCAAGTGATTAATAAAAAAGCGACTACCCGTACGCTTTATGCTGATCAATTGGTACAAGAAAAAGTGCTAGATCGTGCGACTGCAGATCAAATGATCGAAGACTATCGTTCAGATTTAGAAGCTGGCAATCATGTGGCCAATGCATTGGTGCTTGAACCGAATAAGAAAATGTATGTCGATTGGACACCATATTTGGGTCATGCCTATACTGATGTTTGGGATACCTCTTTCCCTGTTGAGCGTTTAAAAGAGCTGGGTCAACGCATGCGTGAATTGCCTGAAGGCTTCGTGATGCAACGCCAAGTATCGAAAGTGATTGATGATCGCTTGAAAATGCAAACAGGCGAGATTCCTTTAAACTGGGGCGCGGCAGAAACTTTAGCTTATGCGACATTGCTTGATGAAGGCTATTTGGTGCGTTTGACTGGTGAAGACGTGGGTCGTGGTACTTTCTCACACCGTCATGCCAAACTACATAACCAAAAAGATGGTTCAGTTTATATTCCGCTTTGTCACATCAAAGAAAACCAACCGCGTGTTGCAATCTATGACTCACTGTTGTCAGAAATTGCAGTTTTGGCATTTGAATATGGTTATTCAACTACATTGCCAAAAAGCTTAGTCATTTGGGAAGCACAATTTGGTGACTTCGCAAACTGTGCACAAGTCGTAATCGATCAGTTCATCGCATCTGGTGAAACCAAGTGGCAACGTGTGTGTGGTTTAACCATGTTGCTACCCCATGGTTATGAAGGGCAAGGTCCAGAACATTCTTCTGCACGTTTAGAGCGTTATTTGCAGCTATGTGCCGAAGACAATATTCAAGTGATTACACCAACCACACCAGCACAAATTTTCCATGCTTTACGTCGTCAAGCGATTCGTCCAATTCGTAAGCCATTGATTGTTACTTCACCAAAATCATTGCTACGTCACAAACTTGCCGTATCGACTTTAGATGATTTGGCAACGGGTGGCTTCCAAACTGTGATTGATGAAATTGATGCAATCAATCATGCCGACGTAACACGTTTGGTATTGTGTGGCGGTAAAGTGTATTACGATTTACTCGAAAAACGTCGTGAATTGGGTCTAAACAATGTCGCGATTATCCGTGTGGAACAGCTTTATCCTTATCCAGAACAGCGTCTCCAAGACGTGATCGATACTTATCCAAATGCAACTGAATTGGTTTGGGCGCAAGAAGAGCCGAAAAACCAAGGTGCTTGGTTATTTATCGCACCACGTTTATATGAAGGCGTCATCAAGTCAGGTAAAGCATTGAGCATTCGCTATGCTGGTCGTGAAGCATCGGCAGCACCAGCATGTGGCTCACCTTATTTGCATGCAAAACAACAAGCTCAGCTGGTGAACGATGCACTTGCAATCGCAGCTGAACAATCAGGAGAAACAAACTAATGGCAACCGAAATTAAAGCACCGGTGTTCCCAGAGTCAGTTGCTGACGGAACGATCGCGACTTGGCATAAACAAGTTGGCGAATCAGTTTCACGTGATGAAGTAATTTGTGATATTGAAACCGATAAAGTTGTTTTAGAGGTTGTTGCTCCTGCAGACGGTAGCTTGGTAGCAATCATCAAAAACGAAGGTGATACAGTATTATCTGATGAAATCATCGCACAATTTGAAGCAGGTGCAGTCGCAGCTGCAGCACCTGCTGCAGTAGAAGAAAGTTCAGCACAAACCCAAGCTGGCGCTGCCGCAGTGGTTGAACGTTCACAACCTGTAGATGTAGATGGTCAAGCGCCTGCTGTGCGTAAAGCATTGACAGAAACCGGTATCAATGCCGCAGACGTTGCAGGCACTGGTCGTGGTGGTCGTATTACCAAAGAAGATGTTGCGAATCATCAAACTAAACCAGCTGCAAGCGTTACGCCATTAAGCGTTGCAGTCGGTGAGCGTGTTGAAAAACGTGTACCGATGACACGTCTACGTAAACGTGTTGCTGAACGTCTATTGGACGCAACGCAAAGCACAGCAATGTTGACAACCTTCAACGAAGTCAACATGAAGCCTGTAATGGATATGCGTAAGCAATACAAAGAAGTATTCGAAAAACGTCATGGTGCACGTTTAGGCTTTATGTCTTTCTTTGTGAAAGCGGCAACTGAAGCATTAAAACGCTTCCCAGCTGTGAACGCGTCTATTGACGGTGATGACATTGTTTATCATGGTTTCTATGACATCGGTGTCGCGGTTTCATCTGATCGTGGTTTGGTGGTTCCTGTACTACGTGATACAGATCGCATGAACTATGCTGAAGTTGAAAACGGTATTGCGGGTTATGCAGCAAAAGCACGTGCTGGTAAATTAGCGATTGAAGATATGACTGGCGGTACTTTTACTATTACTAATGGTGGTACTTTCGGTTCATTGCTTTCTACTCCGATTCTTAATACACCACAAACAGCAATTTTAGGCATGCACAAAATCCAAGAGCGTCCTATGGCTGTAAATGGTCAAGTTGAAATCTTGCCAATGATGTATTTGGCACTTTCTTATGACCACCGTTTAATCGATGGTAAAGAAGCTGTTCAATTCCTTGTAACAATTAAAGAATTGTTAGAAGAGCCTGCAAAACTGATCCTTGATCTTTAATCTTTCATCACATCGAATAAGACCTAGCCAAGTCGCGGAGGACGCGCACTTGGCGCATGGAGATAAAAATGTCTCAACAGTTTGATCTAGTTGTAATAGGCGGTGGACCAGGTGGTTATGAGGCTGCAATTCGCGCAGCTCAACTTGGTTTTAAAGTAGCGGTTATTGAAAAACGTATTCATAAAGGTAAGCCTTCTTTGGGTGGAACCTGCTTAAACGTTGGTTGTATTCCTTCAAAAGCGCTTTTAGATTCTTCACATCATTATGAAGACACTTTACATGGTCTAGATGATCACGGTATTAGCGTCGATAATGTACGTCTTGACCTACAAAAATTGTTGGCGCGTAAAGACAAAGTTGTCGATCAACTGACTGGCGGTGTTGCTCAATTACTCAAAGGTAATGGCATCGAGTGGTTACAAGGTACTGGTAAACTTTTAGCAGGCAAAAAAGTTGAATTCACCCCATTTGATGGTGAAGTTCAAGTTTTAGATGCAAAATATGTGATTTTGGCATCAGGTTCTGTTCCAGTAAATATTCCAGTTGCACCAGTAGACGAAAACTTCATTGTTGATTCAACCGGCGCGTTAGAATTCCAAGAAGTTCCAAAACGTTTAGGTGTGATTGGTGCTGGTGTAATCGGTCTAGAGCTTGGTTCGGTATGGCGTCGTTTAGGTGCTGAAGTCGTCATTTTTGAAGCGATGGACAGTTTCCTACCGATGGCAGACAAAGCATTGGCCAAAGAATATCAAAAAATCTTGAGCAAACAAGGTTTGGATATTCGTGTTGGTGCAAAAGTGGCTAAAGCTGAAGTCGTTGGCGATCAAGTTGCAGTACAGTACACCCAAGCTGGTGAAGATAAGCAAGAAAGCTTTGATAAACTGATTGTTTGCGTGGGTCGTAAGCCTTATACAGAAGCATTATTGGCTGAAGATTCTGGCGTTAAAGTAACTGATCGTGGTTTTGTTGAAGTCAATGATCAGTGTCTTACTTCAGTGGAAGGC
This window contains:
- the sdhC gene encoding succinate dehydrogenase, cytochrome b556 subunit, translating into MPAVKSNRPVNLSMGQVLAVNLRSPVAIASILHRLSGVIVFLLVPVLLWLLDKSLSSPEGFEYVKNVVFGNFFVRFIVWVFVAGLIYHFVNGIKHLLADLGYAEELQSGRIAATISLILSVVGIIAAFVWIMF
- the sdhD gene encoding succinate dehydrogenase, hydrophobic membrane anchor protein, giving the protein MKSATGLTGSGSRDWFIQRVSAVVLAVYTVVVLGWILCHGGFSYEQWAGFMMTLPMKIFSLLAILSLVAHAWIGMWQVFTDYVTTRQMGPSASGLRLVLISAVIIAVFAYAIWAIQIFWAN
- the sdhA gene encoding succinate dehydrogenase flavoprotein subunit yields the protein MGAITPKEDYTNIQNLTFDAVIVGGGGSGMRASYQLAQAGLKVAVLTKVFPTRSHTVAAQGGIGASLGNMQEDNWHFHFYDTVKGSDWLGDQDAIEFMCREAPKVVYELEHLGMPFDRNADGTIYQRPFGGHSANYGDKPVPRACAAADRTGHALLHTLYQSNVKMGTQFFVEWIALDLIRNEDGDVLGVTAIDQETGNIAVFQAKATLFATGGAGRVYRASTNAYINTGDGLGMAARAGIPLQDMEFWQFHPTGVAGAGVLLTEGCRGEGAILRNKDGEPFMERYAPTLKDLAPRDFVSRSMDQEIKEGRGCGPKGDYILLDMTHLGADTIMKRLPSVFEIGKKFANVDITKEPIPVVPTIHYQMGGIPTNMHGQVVIPEAKPEGELIAGYNGETKEYEAKTSLNYTKPVKGFYAIGECSCVSVHGANRLGTNSLLDLVVFGKAAGEHIIDYVTKHHGDEYAPLPTDVLEKTLARVRHLDETTTGENAQEVADEIREIVQNHAGVFRTQALLDEGVKQILALEPRVRNIHLKDKSKVFNTARIEALEVENLYEVAKATLISAAARKECRGAHTVVDYELPPDHPVYSYGRRDDEWMKHTLWYSSDNRLEYKPVRYTPLTVDPIEPKPRTF
- a CDS encoding succinate dehydrogenase iron-sulfur subunit → MSSRGTRTFEIYRYDPDKDKAPYMQTFKLELTEKHRMLLDALLALKVQDETLTFRRSCREGICGSDGVNINGKNGLACLWNLNDLPEKIVIRPLPGLPVIKDLVVDMNQFYEQYNKIHPFLINDQPAPPKERLQSPEEREHLNGLYECILCACCSTSCPSFWWNPDKFLGPSALLNAYRFIIDSRDNATQERLARLDDPFSLFRCKGIMNCVSVCPKGLNPTKAIGHIRNMLLDQAG
- a CDS encoding 2-oxoglutarate dehydrogenase E1 component, with product MQEVADAPRLDTELSADSAAYIEELYEQYLSSPTSVGEDWRQYFDKYPKGDQPHGNIREQFLLLGRNSNRVQPVVQSQVSTEHERRQIGVLQLIAAYRNRGHQKARLDPLGLAKREEVPDLDLATHGLTKSDLDTVFNTGNLAIGKSEATLKEMIDTMEATYCSSIGAEYMHIVDTKEKRWIQQRLEGVKGQFNFSADQKKLFLERLTAAEGLEKYLGNKYVGAKRFGVEGGESFIPMMNEIIQRAGSVGCKEVVIGMPHRGRLNLLVNIMGKNPADLFGEFEGKISTTKGSGDVKYHQGFSSNVMTPGGEVHLALAFNPSHLEIVGPVVEGSVRARQVRRKDIGGDDVLPVIVHGDAAFAGQGVNQETFQMSQTRGFTVGGTVHVVVNNQVGFTTSDPRDARSTEYCTDVAKMIQAPIFHVNGDDPEAVAFIAHLAHDFRHTFRKDVVIDLFCYRRRGHNEADEPAATQPMMYQVINKKATTRTLYADQLVQEKVLDRATADQMIEDYRSDLEAGNHVANALVLEPNKKMYVDWTPYLGHAYTDVWDTSFPVERLKELGQRMRELPEGFVMQRQVSKVIDDRLKMQTGEIPLNWGAAETLAYATLLDEGYLVRLTGEDVGRGTFSHRHAKLHNQKDGSVYIPLCHIKENQPRVAIYDSLLSEIAVLAFEYGYSTTLPKSLVIWEAQFGDFANCAQVVIDQFIASGETKWQRVCGLTMLLPHGYEGQGPEHSSARLERYLQLCAEDNIQVITPTTPAQIFHALRRQAIRPIRKPLIVTSPKSLLRHKLAVSTLDDLATGGFQTVIDEIDAINHADVTRLVLCGGKVYYDLLEKRRELGLNNVAIIRVEQLYPYPEQRLQDVIDTYPNATELVWAQEEPKNQGAWLFIAPRLYEGVIKSGKALSIRYAGREASAAPACGSPYLHAKQQAQLVNDALAIAAEQSGETN
- the odhB gene encoding 2-oxoglutarate dehydrogenase complex dihydrolipoyllysine-residue succinyltransferase; this encodes MATEIKAPVFPESVADGTIATWHKQVGESVSRDEVICDIETDKVVLEVVAPADGSLVAIIKNEGDTVLSDEIIAQFEAGAVAAAAPAAVEESSAQTQAGAAAVVERSQPVDVDGQAPAVRKALTETGINAADVAGTGRGGRITKEDVANHQTKPAASVTPLSVAVGERVEKRVPMTRLRKRVAERLLDATQSTAMLTTFNEVNMKPVMDMRKQYKEVFEKRHGARLGFMSFFVKAATEALKRFPAVNASIDGDDIVYHGFYDIGVAVSSDRGLVVPVLRDTDRMNYAEVENGIAGYAAKARAGKLAIEDMTGGTFTITNGGTFGSLLSTPILNTPQTAILGMHKIQERPMAVNGQVEILPMMYLALSYDHRLIDGKEAVQFLVTIKELLEEPAKLILDL
- the lpdA gene encoding dihydrolipoyl dehydrogenase, which produces MSQQFDLVVIGGGPGGYEAAIRAAQLGFKVAVIEKRIHKGKPSLGGTCLNVGCIPSKALLDSSHHYEDTLHGLDDHGISVDNVRLDLQKLLARKDKVVDQLTGGVAQLLKGNGIEWLQGTGKLLAGKKVEFTPFDGEVQVLDAKYVILASGSVPVNIPVAPVDENFIVDSTGALEFQEVPKRLGVIGAGVIGLELGSVWRRLGAEVVIFEAMDSFLPMADKALAKEYQKILSKQGLDIRVGAKVAKAEVVGDQVAVQYTQAGEDKQESFDKLIVCVGRKPYTEALLAEDSGVKVTDRGFVEVNDQCLTSVEGVYAIGDLVRGPMLAHKAMEEGMMVVERIHGHAAQVNYDTIISVIYTHPEAAWVGLTEEAAKEKGHEVKTGQFPFAVNGRALAAGEAAGFVKFVADAKTDRLLGMHVIGPGASDIVHQGMIALEFVSSVEDLQLMTFAHPTYSEVVHEAALAVDGRAIHAIQRKRK